Proteins co-encoded in one Arachis hypogaea cultivar Tifrunner chromosome 13, arahy.Tifrunner.gnm2.J5K5, whole genome shotgun sequence genomic window:
- the LOC112733322 gene encoding uncharacterized protein: MDSGNSSGSMSSGADEEHESRAHSLSSSYMTPPPPLTTATNNTQQHMFLQDPLLSNYLDIMWSKPNNQSDLASSFIIPSSSQQEQAGGVADVATNQQNQGVPASSPGVNQLPNRAVRNNPKKRSRASRRAPTTVLTTDTSNFRAMVQEFTGIPAPPFPRTRFDLFASSSSSALMDPSPPPPSYLLRPFPQRLLNNHPLPPPSINFQQPISSSSSSSSSLGTLSFQNMLQQAPPPNYPSHHHHAASVAAQVGLRQQAHLNNENRLMSSSSNDSSREEWVQRRSDGQGEALYTDVAENTLLTNTAAKVQQHYSSNTKGTDQCTTQGMLESLIHCSSRHNLRPITQYDEDNNNDIQHKQHY, encoded by the coding sequence ATGGATTCGGGTAACAGCAGCGGGAGTATGAGTAGCGGTGCCGATGAAGAGCACGAGTCACGCGCCCACTCGCTCTCTTCTTCTTACATGACACCACCTCCTCCCCTCACCACCGCCACTAACAACACGCAGCAGCACATGTTCCTGCAGGACCCTCTATTATCAAACTACCTTGACATCATGTGGTCCAAGCCCAACAACCAATCGGATCTAGCTTCCTCCTTCATCATACCCTCTTCATCACAACAAGAACAAGCTGGAGGTGTCGCTGATGTGGCAACTAATCAGCAAAACCAGGGGGTCCCTGCTTCTTCCCCAGGGGTAAATCAACTACCCAACAGAGCGGTGAGAAACAACCCCAAGAAACGGTCTAGAGCTTCTAGGCGTGCACCTACAACTGTGCTCACCACAGACACCAGCAATTTCCGAGCCATGGTTCAGGAATTCACCGGCATCCCAGCTCCTCCTTTCCCAAGAACCAGGTTCGATctatttgcttcttcttcttcttccgctCTCATGGACCCCTCACCGCCACCGCCATCTTATCTTCTTCGCCCTTTCCCACAGAGACTACTTAACAACCACCCGCTTCCCCCACCCTCCATTAACTTCCAACaacccatctcttcttcttcttcttcttcgtcttctttagGTACTCTCAGCTTCCAGAACATGCTGCAGCAAGCACCACCTCCAAACTacccttctcatcatcatcatgctgCTTCTGTTGCCGCCCAAGTGGGACTGAGGCAACAAGCGCATCTTAACAACGAGAACAGGTTGATGAGTAGTAGTAGTAATGATTCATCAAGGGAGGAATGGGTCCAGAGAAGAAGTGATGGTCAAGGAGAAGCTCTCTACACTGACGTTGCAGAAAACACACTACTCACAAATACTGCCGCCAAAGTACAACAACACTACTCTTCGAATACTAAGGGGACAGATCAGTGTACAACTCAAGGTATGCTAGAATCATTGATTCATTGTTCTTCTCGTCATAATTTAAGACCGATAACACAATATGATGAGGACAACAACAATGACATACAACACAAACAACATTATTAA